The Glycine soja cultivar W05 chromosome 6, ASM419377v2, whole genome shotgun sequence genome has a window encoding:
- the LOC114414212 gene encoding uncharacterized protein LOC114414212 has protein sequence MRPSSPFYPVPSVLPFVVLCASRFVHSFVFCLSSNEVLKDNNAVDATSVTTLYLTHKALSDITCLTVNLEKLDLKLNNLTSLELLNGAQNKVPAYLGGIFVCVSFVVALVSLGHSWMLS, from the exons ATGCGCCCTAGCAGCCCCTTCTATCCTGTGCCATCCGTTCTACCATTTGTCGTGCTGTGCGCTTCGAGGTTTGTccattcttttgttttctgcctGAGCTCCAATGAGGTCTTGAAGGACAACAATGCCGTCGATGCAACTTCCGTTACCACTCTTTACCTCACTCACAAAGCTCTTTCCGAT ATAACGTGCTTGACCGTGAACTTGGAAAAGCTTGACCTCAAGCTCAACAATCTCACTTCACTTGAG CTCTTAAATGGTGCTCAGAACAAGGTTCCTGCATATTTGGGTGGTATTTTTGTCTGTGTCTCTTTTGTGGTTGCATTGGTGTCTCTGGGACATAGTTGGATGCTCTCTTGA
- the LOC114414211 gene encoding putative F-box protein PP2-B12, with the protein MDTITKVLPEECVATIISLTSPKDACQLSLVSPSFKEIADSDAVWANFLPSDCEDIIDQSSTPTLNLLSKKQIYAYLCDYHVLFDNGNMTLSLEKATGKKCIIVSAKGFKISWGDKPCYWYWESTPESRFSEVAMLKYLWWLEILGSLEAKFLSANTTYGVYFIFNFENHGSEFIYLNQNSQPRTYGDLVVCEGNINGYRKRVCLDPPGEEVHEREDGWMEVEMGEFFSGDHEDNLVDFKLRDINSQLTHFLVVEGVEFRPKNM; encoded by the exons ATGGATACCATCACAAAGGTTCTGCCTGAAGAGTGTGTCGCAACTATTATTTCCTTGACATCTCCTAAGGATGCATGCCAATTATCTCTCGTGTCCCCATCCTTTAAAGAAATTGCAGATTCAGATGCTGTGTGGGCAAACTTTCTTCCATCTGATTGTGAAGATATCATAGATCAATCTTCAACACCAACCCTGAATTTGTTGTCCAAAAAACAAATTTACGCATACCTATGTGACTATCATGTTCTTTTTGACAATGGGAATATG ACTTTATCTCTGGAGAAAGCTACGGGCAAGAAATGCATCATCGTAAGTGCAAAGGGATTTAAAATATCGTGGGGTGATAAACCTTGTTATTGGTACTGGGAATCTACACCAGAGTCcag ATTTTCTGAAGTAGCAATGCTCAAATATTTGTGGTGGCTAGAAATTTTGGGAAGTTTAGAAGCTAAATTTTTGTCAGCAAATACAACCTACGGTGTATACTTcatctttaattttgaaaatcacgGATCAGAgttcatatatttaaatcaaaacTCGCAACCTAGAACTTATGGGGATTTGGTTGTGTGCGAAGGAAATATAAACGGATATCGTAAAAGAGTTTGCCTAGACCCTCCTGGTGAGGAAGTGCATGAGAGAGAAGATGGATGGATGGAAGTCGAGATGGGAGAGTTTTTCAGTGGAGATCATGAAGATAACTTGGTGGATTTTAAGCTACGGGATATCAACTCACAACTTACACACTTTCTTGTAGTTGAAGGAGTAGAGTTCAGGCCCAAAAACATGTGA